One stretch of Roseibium sp. HPY-6 DNA includes these proteins:
- a CDS encoding LysE family translocator codes for MIEQTTLLLFLATVTVFIVTPGPNMIFCVARSIAAGPKAGILSLVGVCIGLAVHATAAGLGLSKLFTYFPIGYDILKVGGAFYLLWLAWQTYRSSDGLADEFDFQSADPSAYRHRSFVFIAQGALNALLSPKAVFFYLVLFPQFLNPEQGSILAQSLVLISIINMINFCVIAGLCIAAGRTREWLVGNPRVIALQRKIVSVVFVGLALRVVTTRTPA; via the coding sequence GACGCCCGGGCCAAACATGATCTTCTGCGTGGCCAGATCGATTGCAGCCGGACCAAAGGCTGGAATTCTCAGCCTTGTTGGCGTCTGCATCGGACTGGCCGTTCACGCCACAGCTGCTGGTTTGGGTTTGTCCAAACTCTTCACGTACTTTCCCATTGGTTACGATATTCTCAAAGTCGGCGGGGCTTTCTATCTGCTATGGCTGGCATGGCAAACTTACCGGAGCTCGGACGGTCTTGCTGATGAGTTCGACTTTCAATCCGCCGATCCATCTGCCTACCGACACCGGTCCTTTGTTTTCATTGCTCAAGGCGCACTCAATGCGCTGCTCAGCCCCAAGGCCGTGTTCTTCTACCTGGTCCTGTTCCCGCAGTTTCTAAACCCGGAACAAGGAAGCATATTGGCGCAAAGTCTGGTGCTGATCAGCATCATCAACATGATCAACTTTTGCGTCATCGCTGGTCTGTGCATTGCGGCTGGTCGGACCAGAGAATGGCTTGTCGGAAACCCTCGTGTCATCGCGTTGCAGCGAAAGATTGTTTCCGTGGTTTTCGTTGGTCTCGCACTTCGTGTGGTGACAACCAGGACGCCGGCATAA